The Bacteroidia bacterium genome contains the following window.
ACCTGTCAAATCGAAACGCCTTCCATGATATTTGCATCGCAATTGCCGCATTGAGCCACAACCTTCTACTAATCTATTTCCTCTATGCGTACAAACATTAGCTAAACAATGTAAAACATCCTGACTATCACGAGTAAACAGTAAAGGTTCATCTAAAAAACCTTCTAATAATGTCAAAGGTAGTACCTGCTCTGCTACACTGATATTGTCTGTATCCTCTACAAATTGCCAAGTACGGGCAAAAATTCTTTCTTTGGAACGTTCAAATTCCTCTGCGCTGCGGTAAAAATAAGTATCTAATGTATAAGCTTGGGTGATATCTTCATCTACAACGTACTTCATACAGTTGCAAGGTAAAAAAAATAATGAAACTAAACGTAAAAATTATCTTAAAAAATTAAGTTTCAAAGCAGATAGTAATTTGTTTCAAGTGTAGTGTATCTAATACCTTGCGTTTAGTGTAATTGTCTTCGTTTGAGTTCTTGTTTAATCAATTCAAATTCTCGGCTGCTTTGTCCTGCTACGGAAGTATTTTCTTTTGCTCTTCGGAATAAGTAAGGTAGAACGGCTTCCACAGGTCCGTAAGGTAGATATTTAGCGGTTGTATAGCCTTGATTAGCTAAGTTGTAAGAAATGTGGTCGCTCATGCCCAAAAGCTGTGAGAAACAAATATGCGGATGATCGTGTGGTAAATGGTATTTCTCTATCAGTTGTGCTGCTAGTAGACTGCTTTCTTCATTATGAGTAGCTACACAAACAGCAATGTTTTCAATATGTTCAATGCAAAACGTTAGGGCTAAGTTGTAATCTCTATCTGTGTCTTCTTTACTTTTTTGAATAGGACTAGGATAACCCATAGCTGCGGCACGTTCGTTTTCTATCTCCATGTATGCCCCACGTACTAACTTGGCAGCAAAAATATATCCTTCTGCTTTTGCTTTTTCGTATTGTTTTTTTAGATAGTCTAGTCTATCCCAACGATACATTTGTAGAGTAGTATAAACAAGAGGCTTTTCTTTGTTATAGATAGCTATCATTTCTTCGGCTAGTCGGTCAATGTTATCTTGAAACCAAGAGTGTTCTGCATCAATGAAAATAGGAACTTGAACTCTTTTAGCTGTTTCGCATATTTCTACCAAACGCTGGCGAATTTTTTCAAACTCTAGTTTGTATAGGTTATTCTGAGGCGTATAATGTTCTAAAACCTTTTCTGCACCTATTCCTGTGATCTTCACTACTCCAAATAGAATTTCTTTTCTACCTTGTGCAAACTCCAAAGATTTGATAATTTCTTTTTTAGTTTGTTCAAAGCCCTCTTCGTTTTTAGTACCCTCTACGGAATAATCTAAAATGGTTTTTACGTTGTATTGATAAAGTTTTTCAATAGTATGTTGGGCATCACTTAGACTTTCTCCACCCACAAAGTGATTAAAAATAGTTTTCTTTATCCACCTTTTAACAGGTAAATGCAATTTAAGCGCTATGTTGATGAGCTTAGGACCAATATTGACCAAAAAGTTAGAGTTCATCATTTTGAAAAGGCGATAGGCTTTTTTAAGCTCATCGTCTGTTTTATTTCTAAATGCTATTTCAGTATTGCTAAACATACCTTACTTCGCAAATAAACCTATTTTTATTGATATAACATAGGTTTAACTTTATTTCGTTCAGTAAAGTAGCGAAGGTAAGTTTCGTTCATCAACATACGTTCGGTAACCACTACATCGTACAAGTTTAGACCACCTAACATAAGTTCGCATATTTCGCGAATAGCATTTTGATGACCTGTATGTCTTGTTACATAATCACAAAAGCTATTTTT
Protein-coding sequences here:
- a CDS encoding proline dehydrogenase family protein; translation: MFSNTEIAFRNKTDDELKKAYRLFKMMNSNFLVNIGPKLINIALKLHLPVKRWIKKTIFNHFVGGESLSDAQHTIEKLYQYNVKTILDYSVEGTKNEEGFEQTKKEIIKSLEFAQGRKEILFGVVKITGIGAEKVLEHYTPQNNLYKLEFEKIRQRLVEICETAKRVQVPIFIDAEHSWFQDNIDRLAEEMIAIYNKEKPLVYTTLQMYRWDRLDYLKKQYEKAKAEGYIFAAKLVRGAYMEIENERAAAMGYPSPIQKSKEDTDRDYNLALTFCIEHIENIAVCVATHNEESSLLAAQLIEKYHLPHDHPHICFSQLLGMSDHISYNLANQGYTTAKYLPYGPVEAVLPYLFRRAKENTSVAGQSSREFELIKQELKRRQLH